From a single Streptomyces sp. NBC_00377 genomic region:
- a CDS encoding PIN domain-containing protein, protein MKKRAGEHGQSPLRVFVLDCEALSLAVRGDRKMIAWLDLAARGEAEVLTSPMTLVEAYDGRTTEQRWDWVLSRLQVADIGNDEARQARRLLADAKLHGHKYAIDAVLAVIARQQKGQVTVFTSDVDDLEKLVPDTIVVKKV, encoded by the coding sequence GTGAAGAAGCGAGCCGGTGAGCACGGGCAGAGCCCGCTCCGTGTCTTCGTCCTGGACTGTGAAGCCCTCTCCCTGGCAGTGCGCGGTGATCGGAAGATGATCGCCTGGCTCGACCTTGCGGCGCGAGGGGAGGCCGAAGTGCTGACGTCGCCGATGACCCTGGTCGAGGCGTACGACGGCAGAACGACCGAACAGCGCTGGGACTGGGTGCTGTCCCGGCTCCAGGTCGCCGACATCGGGAACGACGAGGCCCGCCAGGCACGCCGGCTCCTGGCCGACGCCAAGTTGCACGGCCACAAGTACGCGATCGACGCCGTGCTCGCCGTAATCGCACGACAGCAGAAGGGACAGGTCACCGTCTTCACCTCGGACGTCGACGACCTGGAGAAGCTGGTCCCGGACACGATCGTCGTCAAGAAGGTGTGA
- a CDS encoding tyrosine-type recombinase/integrase, producing the protein MRLLHTDTAKTEASEAVLPLPDICLTALRLRQKEQQAARERADDLWTESDMVFTTRYGTPVEPRNFTREFDRRCERAGVRCIRVHDTRHTCASLLAALDVHPRIAMQILRHSEIAVTMEVYTHVPSADTRRALRKLGKALGGGSKQKKERKEKKGKRKQQKRAEEQAARDGQQES; encoded by the coding sequence ATGCGTCTCCTGCACACCGACACGGCCAAGACGGAGGCGTCGGAGGCGGTGCTCCCCCTGCCGGACATCTGCCTGACCGCCCTCCGGCTTCGCCAGAAGGAACAGCAGGCGGCGAGGGAGCGGGCGGATGATCTCTGGACCGAATCGGACATGGTCTTCACCACCCGGTACGGCACCCCGGTCGAGCCGAGGAACTTCACCCGTGAGTTCGACCGCCGCTGCGAGCGCGCCGGCGTCCGCTGCATCCGCGTGCACGACACCCGACACACCTGCGCCTCGCTCCTGGCCGCGCTCGACGTCCACCCGCGGATCGCGATGCAGATCCTTCGCCACTCCGAGATCGCAGTGACGATGGAGGTCTACACCCACGTGCCTTCCGCCGACACGCGCCGGGCGCTCCGCAAGCTCGGAAAGGCACTAGGCGGCGGCAGCAAGCAGAAGAAGGAGAGGAAGGAAAAGAAGGGCAAGCGCAAGCAGCAAAAGCGGGCAGAGGAGCAGGCGGCCAGGGACGGCCAGCAAGAGTCATAG
- the wblA gene encoding transcriptional regulator WblA, translating into MGWVTDWSAQAACRTTDPDELFVQGAAQNRAKAVCTGCPVRTECLADALDNRVEFGVWGGMTERERRALLRRRPTVTSWRRLLETARSEYERGAGILPLDDDQMYENYAAVG; encoded by the coding sequence ATGGGCTGGGTAACCGACTGGAGTGCGCAGGCTGCCTGCCGCACTACCGATCCGGATGAACTGTTCGTTCAGGGAGCAGCGCAGAACAGGGCCAAGGCGGTGTGCACCGGATGCCCGGTACGCACCGAATGCCTGGCCGACGCGCTCGACAACCGCGTCGAGTTCGGCGTGTGGGGAGGCATGACCGAGCGCGAGCGCCGCGCACTGCTGCGCAGGCGGCCGACCGTGACCTCCTGGCGCCGGCTGCTGGAGACGGCGCGTTCGGAGTACGAGCGTGGGGCGGGCATCCTGCCGCTCGACGACGACCAGATGTACGAGAACTACGCGGCGGTGGGCTGA
- a CDS encoding transglycosylase domain-containing protein, whose translation MPKKRSGGGLSPTQQAAKFLGVSVLAGAVLAGIALPAVGALGLAAKGSVESFDELPANLKTPPLSQRTTILDAEGGQIATVYSRDRTVVDLKNVSPYMQKAIVAIEDSRFYEHGAVDLKGVLRALNKNVQSSGVSQGASTLTQQYVKNVFVEEAGDDPTKVAQATQQTIGRKIKELKYAIQVEEELGKKKILENYLNITFFGEQAYGVEAAAQRYFSTHAKDLTLPQAALLAGIVQSPSRYDPVNDEAEATKRRNTVLKRMAEVGDISEAEAAKAQQAPLGLKVKQPKNGCITAAKGASFFCKYVERVFLSDPVFGKTKEERAKVWNQGGLTIRTTLQPQAQKSVQDSLKDHVYKSDKVAAAATLVEPGTGKILGMGQSKPYGYGKNETEYNYSVNSSMGGSNYGFPTGSTFKPFVAAAALEEGRPPNQSYPAPYEMPYPATVQTCSSKPWTNQGNDKLENESESEKGPYQLRKAMELSVNTYFVQMLADIGMCPVVKMTDKLGVVQGNGDKVPEVPSSMTLGSTGLSPLTMASAYAAFASRGMYCTPVAIESITQTVGGAKKSLEVPKSTCSRAMSEKTADTVNTLLSGVVDSGTGQQAGLSGRANAGKTGTTDSRKNAWFVGYTPNLAGAVWVGSATQKVEMTNITIGGVYHSQVYGGDTPGPIWRDAMTGALEGKEAPPFNLVDIPNPPPPAKDPGDKNDDDNGDGNGNNGGNDGGFLSGLLTNGGTNGGNATNGDGGTFFQGQTNGNGNGNGGGRG comes from the coding sequence ATGCCAAAGAAGCGCTCGGGCGGTGGTCTGTCGCCAACGCAGCAGGCCGCAAAGTTCCTCGGTGTCAGTGTGCTCGCGGGAGCCGTGCTGGCAGGTATCGCCCTGCCCGCGGTCGGTGCGCTGGGCCTCGCCGCCAAGGGGTCGGTGGAGTCGTTCGATGAACTCCCGGCCAACCTGAAGACACCGCCGCTGAGCCAGCGCACCACGATCCTCGACGCCGAAGGCGGCCAGATCGCCACGGTCTACTCACGGGACCGCACCGTGGTCGACCTCAAGAACGTCTCGCCGTACATGCAGAAGGCGATCGTCGCGATCGAGGACTCGCGCTTCTACGAGCACGGCGCGGTCGACCTCAAGGGGGTCCTGCGCGCGCTCAACAAGAACGTGCAGAGCAGCGGGGTCTCCCAGGGCGCCTCGACGCTCACCCAGCAGTACGTGAAGAACGTCTTCGTCGAGGAGGCCGGTGACGACCCGACGAAGGTCGCGCAGGCCACCCAGCAGACCATCGGCCGCAAGATCAAGGAGCTGAAGTACGCGATCCAGGTGGAGGAGGAGCTCGGCAAGAAGAAGATCCTCGAGAACTACCTGAACATCACGTTCTTCGGTGAGCAGGCCTACGGCGTCGAGGCCGCCGCCCAGCGCTACTTCTCCACCCACGCCAAGGACCTCACCCTCCCGCAGGCGGCGCTGCTGGCCGGCATCGTCCAGTCACCCAGTCGCTACGACCCGGTCAACGACGAGGCCGAGGCCACCAAGCGCCGCAACACGGTACTGAAGCGCATGGCCGAGGTCGGGGACATCTCCGAGGCCGAGGCCGCGAAGGCACAGCAGGCCCCGCTGGGTCTGAAGGTCAAGCAGCCGAAGAACGGCTGCATCACCGCCGCCAAGGGCGCCAGCTTCTTCTGCAAATACGTGGAGCGCGTCTTCCTCAGCGACCCGGTCTTCGGCAAGACCAAGGAGGAGCGGGCGAAGGTCTGGAACCAGGGCGGCCTGACCATCCGGACGACCCTCCAGCCGCAGGCCCAGAAGTCCGTCCAGGACTCGCTCAAGGATCACGTCTACAAGTCGGACAAGGTCGCCGCGGCCGCCACGCTCGTCGAGCCCGGCACCGGCAAGATCCTCGGCATGGGACAGTCGAAGCCGTACGGCTACGGCAAGAACGAGACCGAGTACAACTACTCCGTCAACTCCTCCATGGGCGGCTCGAACTACGGCTTCCCGACCGGCTCGACCTTCAAGCCCTTCGTGGCCGCGGCCGCGCTGGAGGAGGGGCGCCCGCCGAACCAGAGCTACCCGGCGCCGTACGAGATGCCGTACCCGGCCACCGTCCAGACGTGCAGCAGCAAGCCGTGGACCAATCAGGGCAACGACAAGCTGGAGAACGAGAGCGAGTCCGAGAAGGGGCCGTACCAGCTGAGGAAGGCCATGGAGCTGTCCGTCAACACCTACTTCGTGCAGATGCTCGCCGACATCGGCATGTGCCCCGTGGTGAAGATGACGGACAAGCTCGGCGTGGTCCAGGGCAACGGCGACAAGGTCCCCGAGGTGCCCTCGTCGATGACCCTCGGCTCCACCGGCCTCTCCCCCCTGACGATGGCGAGCGCGTACGCGGCCTTCGCCAGCCGGGGCATGTACTGCACCCCGGTCGCGATCGAGTCGATCACCCAGACCGTGGGCGGCGCGAAGAAGTCGCTGGAGGTCCCGAAGTCGACCTGCTCGCGCGCGATGAGCGAGAAGACCGCGGACACCGTCAACACGCTGCTGAGCGGCGTGGTCGACTCCGGCACCGGCCAGCAGGCCGGTCTGTCCGGCCGCGCCAACGCCGGTAAGACGGGTACGACGGACTCCCGCAAGAACGCCTGGTTCGTCGGCTACACCCCGAACCTCGCCGGCGCCGTGTGGGTCGGCAGTGCCACCCAGAAGGTGGAGATGACCAACATCACCATCGGTGGCGTCTACCACTCCCAGGTCTACGGCGGCGACACCCCCGGCCCGATCTGGCGCGACGCGATGACCGGCGCGCTGGAGGGCAAGGAAGCCCCGCCCTTCAACCTCGTCGACATCCCGAACCCGCCGCCGCCCGCCAAGGACCCCGGCGACAAGAACGACGACGACAACGGAGACGGCAACGGGAACAACGGCGGCAACGACGGCGGCTTCCTCAGCGGCCTGCTGACCAACGGCGGGACGAACGGCGGCAACGCGACCAACGGCGACGGAGGCACCTTCTTCCAGGGCCAGACCAACGGGAACGGCAACGGAAACGGCGGGGGCCGAGGCTGA
- a CDS encoding ArsA family ATPase has product MSPDQAHDKGSTRRRLSPAPVLDLDPLIDDPATRIVVCCGSGGVGKTTTAAALGLRAAERGRKVVVLTIDPARRLAQSMGIDSLDNTPRRVKGVEGDGELHAMMLDMKRTFDEIVEAHADAERATAILGNPFYQSLSAGFAGTQEYMAMEKLGQLRARDEWDLIVVDTPPSRSALDFLDAPKRLGSFLDGKLIRLLLAPAKVGGRAGMKFLNVGMSMMTGVLGKLLGGQLLKDVQTFVAAMDSMFGGFRTRADATYKLLQAPGTAFLVVAAPERDALREAAYFVERLAAEDMPLAGLVLNRVHGSGAAQLSAERALAAAENLDLVDADTAENLEETRIVDQDGGKAGLRNSPDTYGSSESPATDPERGAPTDAGRITATGTDRTAHADTHTGADSGVDADRTVDDLTAGLLRLHAERMHLLSREQRTRDRFTALHPEVAVSEVAALPGDVHDLTGLRDIGNRLAANRPELPEAADA; this is encoded by the coding sequence ATGAGTCCGGACCAGGCTCACGACAAGGGAAGCACCCGGCGCCGTCTCTCCCCCGCGCCCGTGCTGGACCTCGATCCGCTGATCGACGACCCGGCGACCCGCATCGTGGTGTGCTGCGGCTCGGGCGGCGTCGGCAAGACGACCACGGCGGCGGCGCTGGGGCTCAGGGCGGCCGAGCGGGGCCGCAAGGTGGTGGTCCTCACCATCGACCCGGCGCGTCGGCTCGCCCAGTCCATGGGCATCGACTCGCTGGACAACACCCCACGCCGCGTCAAGGGCGTCGAGGGGGACGGCGAACTGCACGCCATGATGCTCGACATGAAGCGCACCTTCGACGAGATCGTCGAGGCGCACGCGGACGCCGAGCGGGCTACCGCGATCCTGGGCAACCCGTTCTACCAGTCGCTCTCGGCGGGCTTCGCGGGCACGCAGGAGTACATGGCGATGGAGAAGCTGGGGCAGCTGCGCGCGCGTGACGAGTGGGACCTGATCGTCGTCGACACGCCGCCGTCCCGCTCGGCGCTGGACTTCCTGGACGCGCCGAAGCGGCTCGGGTCGTTCCTGGACGGCAAGCTGATCCGCCTCCTGCTCGCGCCCGCCAAGGTCGGCGGACGCGCGGGGATGAAGTTCCTGAACGTCGGAATGTCGATGATGACCGGCGTGCTGGGCAAGCTGCTCGGCGGGCAGCTGCTGAAGGACGTGCAGACGTTCGTCGCGGCGATGGACTCGATGTTCGGCGGCTTCCGCACCCGCGCGGACGCCACGTACAAGCTGCTCCAGGCGCCCGGCACGGCGTTCCTGGTGGTGGCGGCTCCCGAGCGGGACGCGCTGCGGGAGGCCGCGTACTTCGTGGAGCGGCTGGCCGCCGAGGACATGCCGCTGGCCGGCCTGGTGCTCAACCGCGTGCACGGCAGCGGCGCCGCCCAGCTGTCCGCCGAGCGGGCGCTCGCCGCCGCGGAGAACCTCGACCTCGTCGATGCCGACACCGCAGAAAATCTTGAAGAGACCCGCATTGTGGATCAGGACGGCGGGAAAGCTGGACTTCGTAACTCTCCCGACACGTACGGCAGTTCAGAATCTCCCGCAACCGATCCGGAGCGCGGCGCCCCCACCGACGCGGGCCGGATCACGGCCACCGGCACGGACCGGACAGCGCACGCCGACACGCACACAGGCGCGGACTCCGGCGTGGACGCGGACCGGACCGTGGACGATCTCACCGCAGGCCTGCTGAGGCTGCATGCGGAACGCATGCACCTGCTCTCCCGCGAGCAGCGCACGCGTGACCGCTTCACGGCGCTCCACCCCGAGGTGGCGGTGTCCGAAGTGGCCGCGCTGCCCGGTGACGTGCATGACCTCACTGGACTGCGGGACATCGGGAACCGGCTCGCGGCCAACCGGCCGGAGCTGCCCGAGGCTGCCGACGCCTGA
- a CDS encoding Pr6Pr family membrane protein, whose amino-acid sequence MTAPIPRDIPDLPAIPRTHALLLSSVPASAVVAPVRRPLAAVLRLLLAGTAAAGVTLALLLGSPVRVLSHFAIQSNILLALVTLLSARRAWTARRPLPAALTGAALLYVTITGLVYHLLLADAAVPFSVTGTTTAPTGWLLVAGYLIHTVTPAAAALDWLLLTPPGRLRLRRAATWMLYPVAYLAFSLARAQLITPGTRGRYLYPFLDAEAHGYKHALANALLLGLSIYALAVLLVALDHARPNPIRHRAKTGFRLGPPVG is encoded by the coding sequence ATGACCGCGCCGATACCCAGGGACATCCCGGACCTGCCCGCGATACCGCGGACCCACGCGCTCCTGCTCTCCTCCGTCCCCGCCTCGGCGGTGGTGGCCCCCGTACGCCGTCCCCTGGCCGCCGTCCTGCGTCTGCTTCTGGCCGGAACCGCCGCCGCGGGCGTGACGCTCGCCCTACTGCTCGGCAGCCCCGTGAGGGTGCTGAGCCACTTCGCGATCCAGAGCAACATCCTGCTGGCCCTGGTCACACTGCTCTCCGCCCGCCGCGCGTGGACGGCCCGCCGCCCGCTCCCCGCGGCCCTGACGGGCGCCGCGCTCCTCTACGTCACGATCACCGGGCTGGTCTACCACCTGCTCCTCGCGGACGCGGCCGTCCCCTTCTCGGTCACCGGCACGACGACCGCCCCCACGGGGTGGCTCCTCGTCGCCGGGTACCTCATCCACACGGTGACACCGGCAGCCGCAGCCCTGGACTGGCTGCTGCTGACACCCCCGGGCCGACTGCGCCTACGCCGGGCCGCCACCTGGATGCTCTACCCCGTGGCCTACCTGGCGTTTTCGCTCGCCCGCGCCCAGCTGATCACTCCGGGAACCCGGGGCCGCTACCTCTACCCCTTCCTCGACGCCGAGGCCCACGGCTACAAGCACGCCCTCGCCAACGCCCTGCTCCTCGGCCTCTCCATCTACGCCCTCGCGGTCCTCCTCGTGGCCCTCGACCACGCCCGCCCCAACCCGATCAGACACCGTGCCAAAACCGGATTTCGTCTCGGGCCACCGGTGGGCTAA
- a CDS encoding endonuclease/exonuclease/phosphatase family protein, producing the protein MAFHRAVPNSVGRLGSLLESFLAWLGLAVAVLLVLALLRRSATALMALLLPVAAWTHLFGGLLLPGAEPGPHDLVVVQHNVSDENTDPAGTARALADAEPDLIALEELVPPALAVYEKTFAPNYPYHAVRGTVGLWSRHPLTGDRLVDIKPRGIAETWSRGLRTVVHTPHGDIAAYVAHLPSVRIRASGLASSRRDESAGLLGRAIAAEKLKTALLLGDLNGTVDDRGLAPLTSRMNTAEQGFAFSFPAAFPMARIDQVMARSATVGHIRTLPATRSDHLPVIARITLG; encoded by the coding sequence ATGGCCTTCCACCGGGCGGTGCCCAACTCCGTGGGCCGCCTGGGCAGTCTGCTGGAATCGTTCCTTGCGTGGCTCGGCCTGGCGGTCGCGGTGCTGCTCGTCCTGGCCTTGCTGCGCCGTTCGGCAACCGCGCTGATGGCGCTGCTGCTGCCGGTGGCGGCCTGGACGCATCTCTTCGGCGGGCTGCTCCTGCCCGGGGCGGAGCCTGGACCACACGACCTGGTCGTCGTGCAGCACAACGTCAGCGACGAGAACACCGACCCGGCGGGCACGGCCCGCGCCCTGGCTGACGCCGAGCCCGACCTCATCGCGTTGGAGGAACTGGTGCCCCCGGCGCTGGCGGTGTACGAGAAGACCTTCGCCCCGAACTACCCGTACCACGCCGTCCGGGGCACTGTCGGACTCTGGTCGAGGCATCCGCTGACCGGTGACCGGCTGGTGGACATCAAACCCCGAGGAATTGCAGAGACCTGGAGTCGCGGGCTGCGCACCGTGGTCCACACGCCGCACGGCGATATCGCGGCGTACGTCGCGCACCTGCCCTCGGTCCGCATCCGGGCGAGCGGCCTTGCCTCCTCCCGGCGCGACGAGAGCGCCGGCCTGCTGGGCAGGGCCATCGCCGCCGAGAAGCTGAAAACGGCCCTCCTGCTCGGCGATCTCAACGGCACCGTCGACGACCGTGGGCTGGCCCCGCTGACCTCACGGATGAACACAGCGGAGCAGGGCTTCGCGTTCAGCTTCCCCGCCGCCTTCCCCATGGCCCGCATCGACCAGGTCATGGCCCGCTCGGCGACCGTCGGCCACATCCGCACCCTGCCCGCGACCCGCAGCGACCACCTGCCGGTCATCGCCCGGATCACCCTGGGCTGA
- the amaP gene encoding alkaline shock response membrane anchor protein AmaP, with amino-acid sequence MLRTANRVLLGLLGLGLFALGGGALVGGLDLQRRWGFGMPGWWPFVGPDDVLLGAEGRTRWRDEGWWWPTVIAVLAVLLVLLLWWLLAQRGHRLDRVLVQSEDGAAARLDGRTLEDAIEEEARALNGVSQAQVRLSGRRTAPTARVRLLLEPYAEPARTLGQLSCETLVHARDSAGLDRLPSKVRLREARHRARRTA; translated from the coding sequence ATGCTCAGGACAGCGAACCGGGTGCTGCTGGGGCTTCTCGGCCTCGGACTGTTCGCCCTGGGTGGCGGCGCGCTGGTGGGAGGGCTGGATCTCCAGCGCCGCTGGGGTTTCGGCATGCCGGGCTGGTGGCCCTTCGTCGGGCCGGACGATGTGCTGTTGGGTGCCGAGGGACGTACCCGGTGGCGGGACGAGGGTTGGTGGTGGCCGACCGTGATCGCGGTGCTCGCCGTCCTGCTGGTCCTGCTGTTGTGGTGGCTCCTCGCGCAGCGCGGACATCGCCTGGACCGGGTCCTCGTCCAGAGCGAGGACGGCGCGGCTGCCCGGCTCGACGGCCGCACGCTGGAGGACGCCATCGAGGAAGAGGCGCGAGCCCTGAACGGGGTTTCGCAGGCTCAGGTCCGGCTGTCGGGCCGACGTACTGCCCCCACCGCACGCGTGCGGCTGTTGCTGGAGCCTTACGCGGAGCCGGCGCGAACTCTGGGACAGCTGAGCTGCGAAACACTTGTACACGCACGAGACTCGGCCGGCCTGGACCGCCTCCCGTCGAAGGTTCGACTCAGGGAGGCCCGCCACCGCGCCCGACGCACCGCATGA
- a CDS encoding metallophosphoesterase, which yields MRARYGVPLSIAAAGTAGLVYAAGFEARSFRLRRVTVPVLPAGMGPLRVLQVSDIHMVGGQRKKQRWLRSLAGLRPDFVINTGDNLSDPEGVPEVLDALGPLMEFPGAYVFGSNDYYGPKPRNPARYLLEKVQGRHGLNGNPPVVGVIHNPWEDLREGFDAAGWLNLTNTRGMLKIEGVSVELTGLDDPHIKRDRYARVAGGPSASSDFSMGVVHAPYLRVLDAYTADGYPLVLAGHTHGGQLCIPFYGALVTNCDLDADRVKGLSTHTAEGHTSYLHVSAGCGTNRYTPVRFACPPEVTLLTLVEKEQGR from the coding sequence ATGCGCGCGCGATACGGAGTACCTCTTTCCATTGCGGCGGCCGGCACCGCCGGCCTGGTGTACGCGGCGGGTTTCGAAGCCCGCTCCTTCCGCCTGCGACGGGTGACCGTCCCCGTCCTCCCCGCCGGTATGGGCCCCCTGCGCGTGTTGCAGGTCTCCGACATCCACATGGTCGGCGGCCAGCGCAAGAAGCAGCGCTGGCTGCGCTCGCTGGCCGGGCTGCGTCCCGACTTCGTGATCAACACGGGCGACAACCTGTCCGACCCGGAGGGCGTGCCCGAGGTCCTGGACGCCCTCGGCCCGCTGATGGAGTTCCCCGGCGCGTACGTCTTCGGCTCGAACGACTACTACGGCCCGAAGCCGCGCAACCCCGCTCGCTACCTCCTCGAGAAGGTCCAGGGACGCCACGGCCTGAACGGCAACCCGCCCGTGGTCGGCGTGATCCACAACCCGTGGGAGGACCTCCGCGAGGGTTTCGACGCGGCGGGCTGGCTGAACCTGACGAACACCCGGGGCATGCTCAAGATCGAGGGCGTGTCGGTCGAGCTGACCGGCCTGGACGACCCGCACATCAAGCGCGACCGCTACGCCCGGGTGGCGGGCGGCCCCTCGGCGTCGTCCGACTTCTCGATGGGCGTCGTGCACGCGCCCTACCTGCGGGTCCTGGACGCGTACACGGCGGACGGCTACCCCCTCGTCCTGGCCGGCCACACCCACGGAGGTCAGCTCTGCATCCCCTTCTACGGCGCCCTGGTCACCAACTGCGACCTGGACGCGGACCGCGTGAAGGGCCTGTCGACGCACACGGCGGAGGGCCACACGTCCTACCTGCACGTCTCCGCGGGATGCGGAACGAATCGCTACACCCCGGTGAGGTTCGCGTGCCCGCCCGAGGTGACGTTGCTGACGCTGGTGGAGAAGGAGCAAGGGAGGTAG
- a CDS encoding DUF6286 domain-containing protein, producing MSAHTWRQSTGDSDSNLPADPGQAASSADDTPGTGETATTDASGRSARRFWSARRIPATVVALLSAAAVGLLLYDVVSVRAGRSAMSWRRQLAEELATRPLDDIWVIVGAAVAMALGLWLFLLAVTPGLRRLLPMRQPTVVPGTEDVRAGLDRRAAALVLRDWAVRVPGVRSAQIAVGRRKVKVLAQAHFRGLEEVHEDLAATLGEAVKALGLARQPTLAVRVRRPKKG from the coding sequence ATGAGCGCGCACACCTGGCGGCAGTCGACCGGTGACAGCGACAGTAACCTTCCCGCCGATCCCGGACAGGCGGCTTCGTCCGCCGATGACACCCCGGGCACGGGCGAGACGGCGACGACCGACGCATCAGGCCGGTCGGCGCGCCGCTTCTGGTCGGCGCGGCGGATTCCCGCGACCGTGGTGGCCCTGCTGTCCGCCGCGGCCGTCGGACTGCTCCTGTACGACGTGGTCTCGGTGCGGGCAGGCCGGTCCGCGATGAGCTGGCGGCGGCAGCTCGCCGAGGAACTGGCCACACGGCCACTGGACGACATCTGGGTGATCGTCGGGGCCGCGGTGGCGATGGCCCTCGGCCTGTGGCTCTTCCTGCTGGCGGTGACGCCGGGTCTGCGCAGGCTGCTGCCCATGCGGCAGCCCACCGTCGTCCCCGGTACCGAGGATGTCCGAGCCGGGCTCGACCGCCGCGCGGCCGCTCTGGTGCTGCGTGACTGGGCGGTGCGGGTGCCCGGTGTCCGGTCGGCCCAGATCGCTGTCGGCCGCCGGAAGGTCAAAGTCCTGGCACAGGCCCATTTTCGCGGGCTCGAGGAGGTCCACGAGGATCTGGCCGCCACGCTCGGGGAAGCCGTGAAGGCCTTGGGTCTCGCCCGGCAACCCACACTGGCCGTGCGCGTCCGGCGCCCGAAGAAGGGCTGA
- a CDS encoding Asp23/Gls24 family envelope stress response protein, with protein sequence MTENTGVKVATAPGSRGRTTVADVVVEKIAGMAARDVLGVYALGSGRARSMGAMRERVPGAGSGKSVTRGVSVEVGELQAAIDLEIVVDYGVSITEVAAEVRENVISAVERMAGREVVEVNITVSDVKLPADEEDEGEERQRIQ encoded by the coding sequence ATGACTGAGAACACCGGCGTAAAAGTCGCTACTGCGCCCGGCTCTCGCGGCCGGACGACCGTCGCCGATGTGGTGGTGGAGAAGATCGCCGGAATGGCGGCACGGGACGTGCTCGGCGTCTATGCCCTGGGCAGTGGACGCGCCCGCTCGATGGGAGCCATGCGGGAGCGAGTGCCCGGCGCCGGCAGTGGCAAATCCGTCACGCGCGGGGTCAGTGTCGAGGTCGGAGAGCTACAGGCGGCCATCGACCTGGAGATCGTCGTCGACTACGGCGTCTCGATCACGGAAGTGGCCGCCGAGGTGCGGGAGAACGTGATCTCCGCGGTGGAGCGGATGGCGGGTCGGGAAGTGGTGGAAGTCAACATCACGGTCAGCGACGTGAAGCTGCCGGCCGACGAGGAGGACGAAGGGGAAGAGCGGCAGCGGATTCAGTAG
- a CDS encoding GatB/YqeY domain-containing protein — translation MTTLKSKLQEDLNAAIKERDELRSSTLRLTLTAITKEEVAGKEKRQLSDDEVLKVITKEAKKRREAADAFAQGGRAESAEREKAEGELLATYLPKQLGEEELTEIVAQAVAEAKAAGAEGPRAMGAVMKIVNPKVAGLAEGGRVAAVVKKLLAG, via the coding sequence ATGACCACGCTCAAGTCGAAGCTGCAGGAAGACCTCAACGCCGCCATCAAGGAGCGCGACGAGCTCCGCTCCTCGACGCTCCGGCTCACACTGACCGCGATCACCAAGGAGGAGGTCGCGGGCAAGGAGAAGCGCCAGCTCTCCGACGACGAGGTCCTCAAGGTGATCACCAAGGAGGCGAAGAAGCGCCGCGAGGCCGCGGACGCCTTCGCGCAGGGTGGTCGGGCCGAGTCGGCCGAGCGGGAGAAGGCGGAGGGCGAGCTGCTCGCCACCTACCTGCCCAAGCAGCTCGGCGAAGAGGAGCTGACCGAGATCGTCGCCCAGGCCGTCGCGGAGGCGAAGGCCGCCGGTGCCGAAGGGCCGCGGGCGATGGGTGCCGTCATGAAGATCGTGAACCCGAAGGTGGCCGGCCTGGCCGAGGGCGGCCGCGTTGCCGCTGTCGTGAAGAAGCTGCTCGCGGGCTGA